A part of Haladaptatus caseinilyticus genomic DNA contains:
- a CDS encoding FAD-dependent oxidoreductase translates to MTEDHYPIVVVGGTAGGIAAAVRAARNGEQTLLVTYNQHLGGMMAGGLSYTDTLIKKSRAPLLDEFFSSVRDHYRTEYGENSKQYEFSEDGYICEPHVAEEIFEEFVANEPNLTVSRGYRPTSVTRNGSIIQKVTFEAFDSDSTFQATGSTFIEATYEGDLMAIAGAAYRVGRESRSEYNEQFAGRLFTGIRGDRYYPRAAVGDGDDTAPMDRRGPLHVPTDKQQGDLDIVPHPAGLTEIYPRSTGEADNAIQAYNYRLCLSRDPETRRLPDRPDGYDRAEYLEELDEIIESGVRQYLLLRYLPNEKADMNSADLPGENHDYPDAGWDRRDEIATRHRNYALGLLYFLQNDDAVPDEIQSYAREWGLATDEFTDTDNFPWQLYIREARRLEGRTVFTENDARHAPGLDRTPIKSDAVAIAEYPLDSHACHTERQLGSQPEGFFYASQVTRPSQVPYRSMLPKGIDNLLVPVPLSATHVAYGTIRLEPTWMHIGESAGFAAALAEQQQVPPADIDSEELQQTLGESGVVYSFFNDVDRSEFGSESWIPAVQYLGSKGFFDSYDANLETKLTKSRAEQWSKNTAALLSNTGKEPTVLAQDLPDSEPDTSSLTTGDFLQLLRTELHKDELPPSVLPSDLEPSDPILIGHASVICYQLLRNHGDGE, encoded by the coding sequence ATGACTGAAGATCACTACCCAATCGTCGTCGTCGGAGGAACCGCAGGTGGAATTGCAGCTGCAGTACGTGCTGCACGAAACGGTGAACAAACATTACTCGTTACCTACAACCAGCATCTCGGCGGGATGATGGCTGGGGGATTGAGCTATACGGACACACTGATTAAAAAATCTCGAGCACCGCTTCTCGACGAGTTCTTCTCATCAGTTCGTGACCACTATCGAACAGAATACGGGGAGAACTCAAAACAGTACGAGTTCTCCGAGGATGGCTATATCTGTGAACCTCACGTCGCAGAGGAGATTTTCGAGGAGTTTGTCGCGAATGAGCCGAACTTGACAGTCTCCCGTGGATATCGTCCGACATCGGTTACGCGAAATGGATCGATTATTCAAAAAGTTACGTTCGAAGCGTTTGACAGCGATTCAACCTTCCAGGCTACTGGTTCGACGTTCATCGAAGCGACGTACGAGGGAGATCTCATGGCGATTGCTGGTGCGGCGTACCGTGTCGGTCGAGAGTCACGCTCGGAATACAATGAACAATTCGCAGGGCGGTTGTTCACTGGAATTCGTGGTGACCGATACTATCCGCGGGCCGCGGTCGGTGATGGCGATGACACCGCACCGATGGATCGCCGTGGCCCTCTTCATGTGCCAACAGATAAACAGCAAGGCGATCTCGACATTGTACCGCATCCAGCGGGCCTTACAGAGATTTATCCGAGGAGCACTGGCGAGGCGGACAACGCTATTCAAGCATACAACTATCGCCTCTGTTTAAGCCGGGATCCGGAAACAAGGCGGCTCCCGGATAGACCTGACGGATACGACCGAGCTGAGTATCTTGAAGAATTAGACGAGATCATCGAGAGCGGTGTTCGTCAGTATCTGTTACTCCGATACCTCCCGAACGAAAAAGCCGATATGAACTCGGCTGACCTCCCAGGCGAAAATCATGATTATCCGGATGCAGGGTGGGATCGGCGCGACGAAATCGCAACACGACACCGCAATTACGCGCTTGGACTTCTGTATTTCTTACAGAACGATGATGCGGTTCCTGATGAAATTCAATCGTATGCTCGCGAATGGGGTCTTGCCACTGACGAATTTACGGATACGGACAACTTCCCGTGGCAGCTTTACATTCGAGAAGCACGACGATTAGAGGGGCGAACTGTCTTCACTGAAAATGATGCACGCCATGCCCCCGGATTGGACCGCACACCGATCAAGTCGGATGCGGTTGCCATTGCTGAGTATCCACTGGATTCTCATGCCTGTCATACCGAGCGACAATTGGGTAGCCAGCCAGAGGGATTCTTTTATGCATCGCAGGTTACACGCCCTTCACAGGTTCCCTACCGATCTATGCTACCGAAAGGCATCGACAACTTACTAGTCCCCGTCCCATTGTCAGCAACACATGTCGCCTATGGTACGATTCGCTTAGAGCCTACTTGGATGCACATCGGCGAATCGGCGGGTTTTGCGGCTGCACTTGCCGAGCAACAGCAGGTTCCACCTGCCGATATCGATAGTGAAGAACTTCAACAAACGCTCGGTGAGTCTGGTGTTGTGTATTCGTTCTTTAATGATGTTGACCGTTCTGAATTCGGTTCTGAATCGTGGATTCCCGCGGTTCAGTATCTCGGCTCGAAAGGGTTCTTTGATTCATATGATGCCAACCTAGAGACAAAACTGACAAAATCGCGGGCTGAACAGTGGAGCAAGAATACCGCTGCATTGTTATCTAATACCGGTAAGGAGCCAACTGTATTGGCCCAAGATCTGCCCGATAGTGAACCAGACACTTCTTCGCTCACAACGGGCGATTTTCTCCAGTTGCTACGAACTGAGCTACACAAGGATGAATTACCGCCATCAGTTCTTCCGTCGGATCTTGAACCAAGTGATCCCATTTTAATAGGCCATGCAAGTGTTATTTGCTACCAGCTTCTCAGGAATCATGGTGATGGTGAGTAG
- a CDS encoding DNA-binding protein: MSSKQTIDQRVSVDEQAIECDEAEQYEVVEETPELQPSVAQTIQGKVDTNHPDGVGRGLTLAAEERLVAREMEITRTRERWDRAQDSEREAQCRRVAVEGSQERRCAFQERAASVDPWCDPERGDPREELAQEQLAAVNKQAMRLTTKIDEWSRAAISRRLAERVVDGTSVMSAVVGVYEELRTAPGQVISIADVQDVNRKEVSIEGQVTQLWTPGSPKIQQVGLIEDDSGRIKFTVWRASQKTMVEEGERVQLRSVATNWYEGRVSVAVTGWSDIHSLERGRWWE, encoded by the coding sequence ATGAGTAGTAAACAGACGATTGATCAAAGAGTTTCGGTTGACGAACAGGCGATTGAATGTGATGAAGCGGAACAATATGAGGTTGTTGAGGAAACACCCGAGCTACAGCCGTCGGTTGCACAGACCATCCAAGGGAAAGTGGATACGAATCATCCAGATGGGGTTGGCCGTGGACTGACGTTGGCGGCAGAAGAGCGATTGGTGGCACGAGAGATGGAGATCACACGAACGCGTGAGCGGTGGGATCGAGCACAAGATTCAGAGCGAGAAGCACAATGTCGACGAGTGGCGGTCGAGGGAAGTCAAGAACGGCGCTGTGCGTTCCAGGAGCGAGCGGCAAGTGTGGATCCGTGGTGTGATCCAGAGCGAGGAGATCCTCGTGAGGAGTTGGCTCAAGAGCAGTTGGCGGCAGTGAACAAACAAGCAATGCGGTTAACGACAAAAATCGATGAGTGGTCGCGAGCAGCAATCAGTCGGCGGTTAGCTGAACGGGTTGTGGATGGGACAAGTGTGATGAGTGCAGTCGTGGGTGTGTACGAGGAATTGCGGACGGCCCCTGGGCAGGTGATTTCAATCGCGGATGTGCAGGACGTGAATCGAAAGGAGGTAAGCATTGAGGGGCAAGTTACCCAGCTGTGGACTCCTGGCAGTCCGAAGATCCAACAAGTCGGCCTGATCGAAGACGACAGTGGTCGCATCAAATTCACCGTATGGCGAGCATCGCAAAAGACGATGGTTGAGGAAGGTGAAAGGGTGCAGTTGCGATCAGTTGCAACAAATTGGTACGAGGGGCGTGTCTCAGTAGCCGTCACTGGCTGGAGCGATATTCACAGTCTCGAGCGCGGGCGCTGGTGGGAGTAG
- a CDS encoding helix-turn-helix domain-containing protein, translating into MRYLHARLDVPAAMRHPLQSFVADSEAMNRAELHAWNQSFETVQFALLYIDGDIDAYRDRIETVEPIRWFELAPLDETGFYSYVCQEYTESERGLTRAFIDLQLVVVPPIVYGTDGWVDVTVVGSGDSLSDLVDALEARSDIGVDVREIGRLDRRLGSVTGCLTSRQAEAIETATEMGYYAVPRQASLDAVASELEVANSTASELLRRAESRLMPRLVGVSGSSRSTE; encoded by the coding sequence ATGCGCTACCTCCACGCTCGCCTCGACGTTCCCGCGGCGATGCGCCACCCGCTGCAATCGTTCGTCGCAGACTCAGAAGCAATGAATCGCGCAGAACTCCACGCGTGGAATCAGTCGTTCGAAACTGTCCAGTTCGCGTTACTCTACATCGACGGCGACATCGACGCGTATCGCGACCGCATCGAAACCGTCGAACCCATTCGATGGTTCGAACTTGCTCCCCTTGACGAGACCGGGTTCTATTCGTACGTCTGCCAGGAGTACACTGAGTCGGAACGAGGATTGACTCGGGCATTCATCGACCTGCAACTCGTCGTCGTCCCACCGATTGTGTACGGCACAGACGGCTGGGTCGATGTGACCGTCGTGGGGAGCGGTGACTCATTGTCGGACCTGGTGGACGCGCTCGAAGCCCGGTCGGACATCGGCGTCGACGTCAGAGAGATTGGCCGGCTCGACCGTCGACTAGGGTCGGTGACTGGCTGTTTGACCAGTCGCCAGGCAGAAGCGATCGAGACGGCGACCGAGATGGGCTATTATGCTGTCCCGCGGCAGGCGTCTCTTGATGCTGTCGCGAGTGAACTGGAGGTTGCGAATTCGACTGCCTCTGAACTTCTACGGCGTGCAGAGTCTCGTCTGATGCCACGGCTCGTCGGCGTTTCAGGTTCTTCGCGGTCCACTGAGTGA
- a CDS encoding cytochrome P450, which produces MCPQHSEFDASSEHSSGRRGTALPTETPPGPAGLPILGNARSLIGDTRAFFDEMSTYGDVVSYRLPRMDFCTVLHPDLIEQILLVDYAQYEKWGLEDFGGEFAPNGVLMTDGDQWRRQRTMLQDAFTVERIRSYGETMAQSAEELVADWDDGEEIALNRAFSTLTLDMLTRSLFDLKLDESGSIVTEFAETLNDRGSLDGLSTFVPMWIPTPENRRYNRVLSEFRSFIEGLIDDRRGQEDEYDDLLSLLLTVEDADGNTMSETEIRDQMITFLFAGHETTSLALTYTFLELAKNRSVRDKLDAEHDAILGGQAPTLDDLAELTYTEKVIRESLRLYPPAFTMFRKTTEDVALGGYRIPEGTRITLPQFFVHTDERWYDDPGTFDPDRWTEELEDSRPDYAYFPFGGGPRHCIGMRFAMLELKTMLPTIAQSVEFELLSDPNPDLEMATTLRPAEDIRARVKRR; this is translated from the coding sequence ATGTGCCCGCAACACAGCGAATTCGATGCGTCGTCCGAGCATTCATCCGGCCGTCGCGGTACCGCCCTCCCCACTGAGACGCCGCCCGGGCCAGCTGGCCTCCCGATACTTGGGAACGCTCGCTCACTCATCGGCGATACGCGGGCGTTCTTTGACGAGATGAGTACCTACGGCGACGTCGTCAGCTATCGCCTTCCGCGGATGGACTTCTGTACGGTGTTGCATCCCGACCTCATCGAGCAGATTCTGCTGGTCGATTACGCACAATACGAAAAGTGGGGGCTCGAAGACTTCGGTGGCGAGTTCGCCCCCAATGGCGTGCTCATGACTGACGGCGACCAGTGGCGACGCCAGCGCACGATGCTTCAGGACGCCTTCACAGTCGAACGCATCCGGAGTTACGGCGAGACGATGGCCCAGTCCGCAGAGGAGCTAGTTGCCGACTGGGACGATGGCGAGGAGATTGCGCTCAATCGCGCGTTCTCGACCCTCACCCTCGACATGTTGACCCGGTCGCTGTTCGATTTAAAACTCGACGAAAGCGGGAGTATCGTGACCGAATTTGCAGAGACCCTCAATGACCGAGGCAGTTTAGACGGCCTTTCTACGTTCGTGCCAATGTGGATTCCGACACCGGAGAACCGCCGCTACAACCGCGTGCTCTCCGAATTTCGGTCATTCATCGAGGGGCTTATCGACGACCGTCGCGGGCAGGAAGACGAGTACGACGACCTGTTGTCACTGTTGCTCACCGTCGAGGACGCAGACGGCAACACGATGTCGGAAACCGAGATTCGCGACCAGATGATAACGTTCCTGTTCGCCGGTCACGAGACGACGTCGCTGGCGCTGACCTACACGTTCCTTGAACTCGCGAAAAACCGGTCTGTACGCGACAAACTGGATGCAGAACACGACGCAATTCTCGGAGGGCAGGCGCCCACGCTTGACGATCTCGCCGAACTCACGTACACGGAGAAAGTCATCCGCGAATCGCTTCGGCTGTACCCACCCGCATTCACCATGTTCCGCAAGACTACTGAGGACGTCGCACTCGGAGGCTATCGCATTCCGGAAGGGACCAGAATCACGCTCCCGCAGTTTTTCGTGCACACGGACGAACGCTGGTACGACGATCCCGGAACGTTCGATCCCGACCGCTGGACGGAGGAGCTCGAGGACTCGCGTCCGGATTACGCCTATTTCCCGTTCGGGGGTGGGCCGCGCCACTGTATCGGGATGCGCTTTGCCATGCTCGAACTGAAGACGATGCTGCCCACAATCGCCCAATCAGTCGAATTCGAATTGCTGTCCGACCCAAATCCTGATTTGGAGATGGCAACGACACTTCGCCCGGCCGAGGATATCCGTGCTCGCGTGAAACGACGGTGA
- a CDS encoding ferritin, with protein MLKDSLEEALNKQINAELYSEYLYLSMAAYYEDEGLPGFASWMRAQADEERAHAMRIYDFVIERDGRVTLDTIDSPPREWSGPSDAFEAAYEHEVEITGMINDLVSLAREENDNATENMLQWFVAEQVEEEATAQAVLDKLKHVGDDGPGLLMVDQELGQRGGTGRDSGGNGASTSEPMGE; from the coding sequence ATGCTCAAAGATTCGCTCGAGGAGGCATTGAACAAACAGATCAACGCTGAACTCTACTCGGAGTACTTGTACCTCTCGATGGCGGCCTACTATGAGGATGAAGGTCTGCCCGGGTTCGCGTCGTGGATGCGGGCCCAGGCCGACGAGGAGCGTGCTCACGCGATGCGAATTTATGACTTCGTCATCGAGCGAGACGGACGGGTTACTCTGGATACTATTGACAGTCCGCCAAGGGAGTGGTCCGGTCCGTCTGACGCCTTCGAGGCAGCCTACGAACACGAGGTCGAAATAACCGGGATGATCAACGACCTCGTCTCACTCGCCCGTGAAGAGAACGACAATGCGACCGAAAACATGCTCCAGTGGTTTGTTGCGGAGCAGGTTGAGGAGGAAGCGACAGCACAGGCCGTTCTGGATAAACTCAAGCACGTCGGTGACGACGGTCCCGGCCTCCTGATGGTTGATCAGGAACTCGGCCAGCGCGGTGGCACCGGAAGGGACTCGGGCGGGAACGGAGCTTCCACATCTGAGCCCATGGGTGAGTAG
- a CDS encoding DUF7437 domain-containing protein: MDFGLVTMTQIPDSGRILPDGGIDTLDPPTDALNEETLAPEALAQNAPRLETIVELLNHPALTRVYVYICYWGPVSPPEVMDGLELSKSTTYEYVDRLVALGLVKRDDSTRPQQLTADPIVLIEKHLPIIITPTVLHAFALQEVDEDIEYFVERYRIGKLVAALRGAGLHFAGKTTQRMVGSDIDVRNTEAMLIVYALVPALAVGRDHDPYFDYLFPDVHDEMDLPDLEEMETSPVEPPLGDE; this comes from the coding sequence ATGGACTTCGGACTAGTAACTATGACTCAGATACCTGATTCCGGTCGGATCCTCCCAGATGGAGGCATTGACACGCTCGACCCACCAACTGACGCACTGAACGAGGAAACGCTTGCCCCGGAAGCACTCGCACAGAACGCACCCAGGTTAGAAACCATCGTTGAACTCCTCAACCACCCAGCTCTCACCCGTGTCTATGTGTATATCTGCTACTGGGGGCCAGTGTCGCCACCGGAGGTGATGGACGGACTCGAGCTATCCAAATCGACGACGTACGAGTATGTCGACCGGCTCGTCGCGCTTGGTCTCGTGAAGCGTGATGACTCAACCCGTCCGCAGCAGTTGACTGCCGATCCGATTGTGCTCATCGAGAAGCACCTCCCGATCATCATTACGCCGACTGTACTGCATGCTTTTGCGCTGCAAGAAGTCGACGAAGATATCGAATATTTCGTTGAGCGGTATCGAATTGGGAAGCTCGTCGCAGCATTGCGCGGTGCTGGTCTGCATTTTGCAGGTAAAACAACACAGCGAATGGTTGGGAGTGATATCGATGTCCGTAATACAGAAGCGATGCTCATCGTGTATGCTCTCGTGCCAGCCCTTGCTGTCGGCCGTGATCACGATCCCTACTTCGACTATCTGTTCCCAGATGTTCATGATGAGATGGATCTTCCTGATCTTGAGGAGATGGAGACGTCGCCGGTCGAACCACCACTAGGCGACGAGTGA